A stretch of DNA from Pseudomonadota bacterium:
GTCCCTCAAACTGTTTGTGGAGCGGCAGCCCGCTCCAAGAACCGACGACGGCCAGTTCTTCGGCCGCAACCGGCGCGACGGCGAGGCTGCCCAGCAAGGCGGTTGAAAGGGAAAGAACGGTCAGGCGTTTCATGAGACTTACTCCTGTCATGATCGATTTGTTCGGCATTAAAGCGGATGGAATTCGTCAAGGTCCGTGATCAGCATCGAACCCGGTGCATGGGTGATGCAAAGCGAGGGTCGGGCTGCGCGCAACGCCACTTGCGGGGTCACGCCACACGCCCAGAAGACCGGCACCTCGCCCGTATGGACTTCAACCGGATCGCCCCAGTCGGGCTGCATCAGATCGGCGATACCAATCTCGCCGGGGGCACCGATGTGTACCGGTGCACCGTGAGCCTGAGGGTATCGTGCGCTGATGCTGATCGCGCGCTGGACATCGGCTTCGGCAATCGGGCGCATGGAGACCACCATCGGCCCCGAGAATGCTCCGGATGGCTTGGTCGCGCGGTCGGAAATGAACATCGGCACCGTCTTGTCTTGAGCGATGTGGCGCATGGCGATGCCCGCCTCCGTAAGTGCGCGCTCAAAGGTGAACGAGCAGCCCAGCGCAAAGGTCACGATGTCGTCGCGCCAAAGCCGCGTTAGGTCCAAAACACTCTCCACAAGACGGCCTTCGCGGTAAACGTTGTAGCGCGGCACGTCCGTGCGCAGGTCGATGTCGGGACCAAGTGCTGGGATATGCGGGTCGCCCGGCTCCGATCTGCCCACCAATGGGCAAGCCTGGGAATTGCGCGCACAAAAGTCGCTGAAGTCGCCAGAATAGGCCTCGGGCAGCATCACCAGATTGCATTGGAGATGACCTGACGCCAGGCCCGCCGTGTGGCGCTGATAGTCCCCGGAACGAATGCTGGAACGGACCTGGTCCACGGGCTGATCCGCAAGGACGGCGTGGCTGAAACGCCCTTCTGGTTTTACTGGAAGACCGCTGGACAAGAGCCGCACTTGTGACACGTGTGATGTTCCCCCAATCTCGATATTGGCGTCAGTGTGTGAACGAAACACCGATAAGGTCAAATCGCTTTTTCTTGTAGTAAGCGATCAGTTTTTTCGATCATTGGTCGTCTTCTTCTGCGATGATCGCTGCCATCTTCGCCGCTTCCCGCACAACCGGGTTTTCCGGCTCGCCGACATAGGATGCGGTGAAACGCAGCGGGCTGATCATCCAGCCGGGGTCGAACGTGGCCAGATGGCCCGCAACGACACGCGAAGCGCCAAGCCGCGTCGGAAGAACACCAACCCCAAGGCCGGCGGCGACCAT
This window harbors:
- a CDS encoding putative hydro-lyase, which produces MDQVRSSIRSGDYQRHTAGLASGHLQCNLVMLPEAYSGDFSDFCARNSQACPLVGRSEPGDPHIPALGPDIDLRTDVPRYNVYREGRLVESVLDLTRLWRDDIVTFALGCSFTFERALTEAGIAMRHIAQDKTVPMFISDRATKPSGAFSGPMVVSMRPIAEADVQRAISISARYPQAHGAPVHIGAPGEIGIADLMQPDWGDPVEVHTGEVPVFWACGVTPQVALRAARPSLCITHAPGSMLITDLDEFHPL